The Cellulomonas wangleii genome includes a region encoding these proteins:
- a CDS encoding cellulose binding domain-containing protein: MTRTRSRTAAWLGVVALVAGGAVATLGTAAQAQTITNIAYAQADPAGSRGHLLDLYVPDGPGPWPLVVWSTGSAWTSDDGKSGAAAIAQQLNPRGIAVAGVSVRSSSQAKFPAQVHDVKAAIRYLRAYADRYRLDPDRFASMGDSSGGWVAAMAALTGGVESLEGQVGLYGVSSAVQAGVDFFGPTDFQRLREQDPGGFIDHDSPSAPEAQLLGCAIPTCRDKAQQANPLAYVDAQDPPMLLLHGLSDNVVPHAQTQILYDALKAACVDTRFFSVPGAGHSHTDVTSASRYGQQTVRTVEGCRETVTQGTPNPSWDTIAAFLKDAWGDAGPGPTPSVTPSVTPSVTPSVTPTPSVTPSVTPTPSVTPSVTPTPGTGTGCTATYRLANSWPGGFVADVTVTAGSAPVTGWRVTVTLATGAGATQVWNGQSTGGSAFTVTNAPWNGRVDAGGSTTFGFQGTGNGAGARVTCSAA; the protein is encoded by the coding sequence ATGACCAGGACGCGCAGCAGGACCGCCGCATGGCTGGGGGTGGTGGCGCTGGTCGCGGGGGGTGCGGTCGCCACGCTCGGCACCGCCGCCCAGGCCCAGACGATCACGAACATCGCCTACGCCCAGGCCGATCCGGCCGGCAGCCGCGGCCACCTGCTCGACCTGTACGTGCCGGACGGCCCCGGGCCCTGGCCGCTCGTCGTGTGGTCCACCGGGTCGGCGTGGACGTCCGACGACGGCAAGTCCGGTGCGGCGGCCATCGCCCAGCAGCTGAACCCCCGCGGCATCGCGGTGGCCGGGGTCAGCGTGCGGTCCAGCTCGCAGGCGAAGTTCCCGGCCCAGGTGCACGACGTCAAGGCCGCGATCCGGTACCTGCGCGCCTACGCCGACCGGTACCGCCTGGACCCGGACCGCTTCGCCTCCATGGGCGACTCCTCGGGCGGCTGGGTGGCCGCGATGGCTGCGCTGACCGGCGGTGTCGAGTCGCTCGAGGGGCAGGTCGGCCTCTACGGCGTCTCGAGCGCCGTGCAGGCGGGCGTCGACTTCTTCGGGCCCACCGACTTCCAGCGGCTCAGGGAGCAGGACCCCGGCGGCTTCATCGACCACGACAGCCCGAGCGCCCCGGAGGCCCAGCTCCTGGGCTGCGCGATCCCCACCTGCCGCGACAAGGCGCAGCAGGCCAACCCCCTGGCGTACGTCGACGCGCAGGACCCCCCGATGCTCCTGCTGCACGGGCTCAGCGACAACGTGGTGCCCCACGCGCAGACCCAGATCCTCTACGACGCGCTCAAGGCCGCGTGCGTCGACACCCGGTTCTTCTCCGTGCCCGGCGCCGGCCACAGCCACACCGACGTCACGAGCGCCTCGCGCTACGGGCAGCAGACCGTCCGCACGGTCGAGGGCTGCCGGGAGACCGTCACGCAGGGCACCCCGAACCCGAGCTGGGACACCATCGCCGCGTTCCTGAAGGACGCGTGGGGGGACGCCGGACCGGGGCCCACGCCCTCGGTGACGCCCTCGGTGACCCCGTCGGTCACGCCGTCGGTCACGCCCACGCCGTCGGTGACACCCTCGGTGACCCCCACACCGTCGGTGACGCCCTCCGTGACCCCCACCCCGGGTACCGGCACCGGCTGCACCGCGACCTACCGGCTCGCCAACAGCTGGCCCGGCGGGTTCGTCGCGGACGTCACGGTGACGGCCGGCAGCGCCCCGGTCACGGGGTGGCGCGTCACCGTCACCCTCGCCACGGGGGCCGGCGCGACGCAGGTGTGGAACGGCCAGTCGACCGGCGGGTCGGCGTTCACGGTGACGAACGCCCCCTGGAACGGGCGGGTCGACGCCGGCGGGAGCACGACGTTCGGCTTCCAGGGCACCGGGAACGGTGCGGGCGCACGGGTGACCTGCTCGGCCGCCTGA